From the genome of Nicotiana tabacum cultivar K326 chromosome 17, ASM71507v2, whole genome shotgun sequence:
CCATTAGTCCGGTTGAATCCTAGGTCTGATTGGGCTGATGATGAACGTGATACTGGACACGTATTTGCGGATAGGGGCAGAGATATTGGGATTTCAAAAGTTGATAATTATTGGGATAGGGATTTTGACCTGCCTCGAACTAATGTGTTGCCCCATAAAACTGCTCATAATCAATTTGAAAGGAGGGGTCCTAGAGAGGCTCAGACTGGGAATGGGTTTACCATTGATCCCCTGAGAGGTGACACCTATAGCAGGGATGTGAGAATACCTAGTAGAGAAGGGAGGGAAGGGAGCACATGGAGGAACTCAATCCTTCCTAGAGATGGTAAAGCTCCAGACATTGCCAATGACAGGAATGTTGTTAGCTCCAGGGAATCTTTTGTTAAGAAAGATTTTGGGAAAGATAACAAGTATGTCCCACCACATTTTGGGGACACCGCTCGTGATGAAAGTTTTACTGGAAGTCGGGATTATTCATACGGAAGGAAAGACACGGGTATTGTTACTGACAACAGACAACGGTGGAATCATGCAACAGAATCATCCAATAGTCGAGGGGTTGAGCACATGACTCAAGATCGCCTTGGTAGTGAACCGTCCAGCAGATTCAAGCGCGATGGCTTTCAGAACAACTCCGGGTCAAAACCTTCATTTGCATCCGTTGGGAAATCACTTCCTATGACTGATCCTGTTCTGAATGTGGGCAGGGAGAAAGGTGCCCGTTCAAGGGGTGAAAGGCCATACATAGAGGATCCATACCTGAAAGACTATGAATCTGCAGGATTTGATGAAAGGGATCTCTTTCCTGGAGGACTTTCTGCGGTGATCAAGAGAAAAAAGGATGTGGTTAAGCAGACTGATTTTTATGACCCTGTCCGAGAATCCTTTGAGGCTGAACTGGAACGAGTTCAAAAGATGCAAGAGCTTGAGCGACAACGAATTATGGAAGAACAAGAAAGAGCATTGGAGCAAGCTCGAAGGGAGGAAGAGGAGAGACAGAGAGTGATTAGAGAAGAGGAAGAGCGTCGACAAAAATTGGAAGATGAAGCACGAGAAGCTGCTTGGAGGGCAGAGCAAGAGCGGCTTGATGCAGTTAGAAGAGCTGAAGAGCAGAGAATTGCTAGAGAGGAAGAGAAAAGGAGGATTGTCATGGAGGAAGAAAGGAGGAAGCAGGCTGCTAAACTAAAGCTTCTGGAATTGGAGGCCAAGATAGCCAAGAGGCAGGCTGAAGGGCCAAAAACTGATACTTTAGTTGTCACCACCGATGACAAAATATCTCCCATGAACAAGGAAATTGATGTTTCAGGGGGAGCTGATATGGATAATTGGGATGAGAGTGAAAGAATGGTGGAACGTTTAACAACTTCAGCATCTTTTGACATCCCTGTCTTAAGCAGATCTGCTGATGTAAGTTCCCAGCACTATTCCTCTCGAgagaatttttcaaattttccggACAGAGGAAGACCTATTAATTCGTGGAGAGGGGATGCACTTGAGAATGGAAGTAGCTCATCAATGTATCTACAGGACCAAGATATTGGCCATCATAGTCCAAGAAGGGATGCATCTGCTGGAGGCAGAGCAGCTCCCCGAAAAGATTTTTCAGGAGGAGCTGGATATTTGGCTTCTGGTAGTTATGCCAAAGGTGGACGAGAAGGATATACAGATGAATTTGGCCATCGGAAAGAGCATAGGTGGAACCTTCCTATGGATGCTGATCCATACACCAGGAACAGGGACATGGACACAGAATTTCATGATAATCTTTCAGATAGGTATGGTGATATTGGTTGGGGGCAAGCTCGTTCTCGTGGCAGTACACGCTTTCCTTACTCAGATCGGCTATATCAAAATTCTGAAGCAGATGAACCTTATTCCTATGGTAAGTCTAGGCATTCTGTGAGACAGCCACGTGTGCTTCCTCCACCTGTACTCTCTACTATGCAGAGAACTTTCAGGGGTATGAACGATCATCCTGGTACGTCGAACCTTATTGACAATGAAAGCCATTATGCTCATCATCGAGGAGGTGACTCTACGAGGCAGACAAGCTATCTTGGTGGCCATCTATCTGAACACGTTGCTCCCCTGCAGGAGAGCACTCTTGCAGAAGTTACTAAACTGAATAAAGATATAAGCCCAAGGTGTGATTCACAGTCTTCTCTATCTGTTACAAGCCCTCCGAACTCTCCGCCTCATCTCTCTCATGATGAATTGGATGAATCTGGAGATTCTCGTTCGGTATCTGTTTCCGCAGAAGGAAAAAATGTAAGTCTTTCTGGGTATGAATGTGCTCTCTTAAATGATAATTCTGCAAAAGATGCCATGAAGACGGCTTCCAGTTCTATCTCTGCTATTGAGGATGAAGACTGGAATGTGGAAGATAATGGTGAGTTGCAGCAGCAAGAAGAGtatgatgaggatgaagatgGTTATAGGGAAGAGGATGAAGTGCGTGAAGCAGATGATGAGAATCCTGACCTGAACCAAGAATTTGAAGATCTCCAATTAGGCGAGGAAGAATCATCTCACAAGTTGGATAACTTGGTTTTGGGCTTTGATGAGGGTGTCGAAGTTGCAATACCAAGTGATGATTTTGAGAGGAATTCAAGGAATGAAGAAAGTGTATTTGATAGACCTGAAACCTCTGAAGGTGGATCTGTATATGGGGTTCAAGTTGATGAAAAGTGCCTTCATCCTGTTGAGGCCCCCCCTGGGGCTAGTTTGGATAGCTCCTCTGACAGGGTCCAAGAAACTGAAAAAATTGTGCAAGAATCTGAGTTTAGAGTGAGTACTGAACCTCACAGTGCCGCAGCCTCAAATCTATTGGATGGCGTTGATGTGTATTGTGGCCCTAGCCTATGTGCTCAGCAAACTTTCTCATCCCTTGGCACTCCATCTTCTGGTGGTCAGACTAGTGTGTCAAGTTTAACATCTTCTAGTCAGCCTGATTTATCTGTTAAGCTTCAGTTTGGGCTGTTTTCTGGTCCTTCTTTAATACCTTCTCCAGTACCAGCCATCCAAATTGGTTCCATTCAAATGCCTCTTCATCTACATCCATCAGTTGGTCCATCCCTTACCCATATACATCCATCACAGCCTCCCATCTTCCAATTTGGTCAGCTCAGGTATTCATCTACTGTCTCACAAGGGATTGTGCCAATCACTGCTCAGTCAATGTCTTTTGGTCAGCCCAATGTGCAGGCTCATTACAACACCAGTCAGAACTCCGGTGGTTCTGTGCCTCCCCAGCCTGCTCTAGATGCTTCTACTCTGTGTGTGATGAAAGACAATGTTCAATCTCTTTCAGCAAATCAAGAACATACTTCTGCATTGAGGCCTGGAGGACATAATGACAGTAAGCCAGCACAAGGAAGTGCAGAAAGCAAAGCTCTTACAGCCAATATTATCGGGATTGCAGGTGCTGGTGATAGAAAGCTTATCTCAGAGTTAGCTCTTCAAGCTGAGGCTAGGGGCTTGACTAATGCTGATAGGCATGTGCAGCCATCTAAGGGGAAGGGTTCTGATGGCAAGCAGTCCTCTGTGCTGCCATCAACTCAGTCAGTTTCTAATGAGAAAAATTATGCTGGGGGCAGGGCTCAAGGCCAAGCATACGGCAACAAGGGTAAAAGATTCACGTATGCTGTAAAAGGTTCTGGGTTGAGGTCATCTTTTCCAACTTCTGATGGTCCTTATTCTGAGTCAAGTAGATTTCAGAGGCGGCCTCGTCGAACAGTTCAGCGAACTGAGTTTCGAATCCGGGAAAATTCAGATAGCAGGCAATCATCCAACATGGTTTTTTCTAATGACTCTGGTCTTGGTGAAAATTTAAATCACGGTGGGAAATTTGCTACAGTGATTATTGCAAAAAGTGGATCAAAGAGGGGATCCTTCTCTAGTAAGCTACCGAAGCAAAATGTAGAGTTTGATCCTATGTCAGCAAATGCTGCTTCTCATGAGGTTGATTCCAGTAACAAGCCAAGCAAAGATGACAGAAAGGCTGTGCTGCACAAAAGTCAGAATACTTCACACGCTGGCGAGGGAAATCTAAAAAGGAACATATCCGAGGAGGATGTTGATGCCCCGTTGCAGAGTGGTGTTGTGCGTGTTTTTAAACAGCCTGGCATAGAAGCACCTAGCGATGAAGATGACTTTATTGAAGTCAGGTCTAAGAGGCAAATGCTGAATGATCGGCGAgaacaaagagaaaaagagatCAAGGCGAAATCCCGTGTTTCTAAGGTTTTGGCGAGTTATCCATATTCATTTTTACCTGTTGATATTTATGCGATGTTATATCTTAACCTTTTCTTAATCATGTTTTCAGCCTCCACGCAAACCTCGGACGACTAGACAAAGTATTGCAGTCACAACTAGCCCAAATAAAATCTTTGCATCTGTGGGTGGAGAAACACAGAATAAGAATAATTATTCAGATATTATTGCTTCAGAGGCGCACATATCTGCTTATAAGAATGTGTCCACTGGATTTACTACCGTGGTGTCACAGCCACTAGCTCCAATTGGAACACCTTCAGGGAGCAATGGATCTCAGCCTGATAAACAATTTTATACTGCCAAGTATGTGTGTTCTATTGGCAAAATCATAGCAAAAGAACCTCTTGTCCTCCTGAAATGCTTATCAGTATGTTATTCATTTACTTCGACAGGTTGCTCCAAACCACCTCTGGTAGTGTTGTTTCTGCTGGTGGAGATGACCTTGAGCCAGGCCTGATGTTTGAGAGCAAGAAGAATACAGAGAATGCTACATCATCACCTCTAAACTCATGGGGTAGTGCACAGATCAATCAACAGGTGTTTTCTTTTGTCGGTTTTAGTCCACCTAATTATCTGTGATGTTTTATGCAGTCAGGAACCACTTCCGGTTAGATCACTGTCATTTCTGTCGTTCAAATTATACTTTGATGAGATGTCCAATGAAAAGTTTAACGCTGGTTTTGCTAGCTCGATAGTAAATGACACAGTTCCATTGCGCACCTATGCATCCAAAAGTTTTTCTGTGCTAGCATTTTATTTGCGGGATTCACCAGTTCTAATCTTCCGTTTGAGCATTTTATTTGCGGGATTCACCAGTTCTAATCTGCCGTTTCAAAATGTCTTCGCTGCTTTGTTTTCCTCTCTACTATTAGTTTTCCTCCTGCAAACCTAAAATTAATGGAGTGACTATTCTTTTCCAAATTATTGATATGGTATCAAACATATTTGGCTATATTTGGGCC
Proteins encoded in this window:
- the LOC107766666 gene encoding uncharacterized protein LOC107766666 isoform X2, whose protein sequence is MANHGGVGSKFVSVNLNKSYGQTSHHDNKSYSGSYGQAGGMGRSRPGSGGGGMVVLSRHRSTQKIGAKLSVPPPLNLPSLRKEHEKFDLSGSGGGALGGGGQGSGPRPSSSGMGWTKPAAAAAVALQEKDVRSDGQVVVDGLDQTGHNIDGINNEVSGSYMPPSARGIGVGIGIGAAVNGPAKTFPLTAEKVSVLRGEDFPSLQAALPASSGPTNKQKDGLNQKQKHLSGEGTSDEQRDSYNMSSVVDMRPHGHSSRHATGNGLAVNGYERHGLSSARRADQPRKQEDFFPGPLPLVRLNPRSDWADDERDTGHVFADRGRDIGISKVDNYWDRDFDLPRTNVLPHKTAHNQFERRGPREAQTGNGFTIDPLRGDTYSRDVRIPSREGREGSTWRNSILPRDGKAPDIANDRNVVSSRESFVKKDFGKDNKYVPPHFGDTARDESFTGSRDYSYGRKDTGIVTDNRQRWNHATESSNSRGVEHMTQDRLGSEPSSRFKRDGFQNNSGSKPSFASVGKSLPMTDPVLNVGREKGARSRGERPYIEDPYLKDYESAGFDERDLFPGGLSAVIKRKKDVVKQTDFYDPVRESFEAELERVQKMQELERQRIMEEQERALEQARREEEERQRVIREEEERRQKLEDEAREAAWRAEQERLDAVRRAEEQRIAREEEKRRIVMEEERRKQAAKLKLLELEAKIAKRQAEGPKTDTLVVTTDDKISPMNKEIDVSGGADMDNWDESERMVERLTTSASFDIPVLSRSADVSSQHYSSRENFSNFPDRGRPINSWRGDALENGSSSSMYLQDQDIGHHSPRRDASAGGRAAPRKDFSGGAGYLASGSYAKGGREGYTDEFGHRKEHRWNLPMDADPYTRNRDMDTEFHDNLSDRYGDIGWGQARSRGSTRFPYSDRLYQNSEADEPYSYGKSRHSVRQPRVLPPPVLSTMQRTFRGMNDHPGTSNLIDNESHYAHHRGGDSTRQTSYLGGHLSEHVAPLQESTLAEVTKLNKDISPRCDSQSSLSVTSPPNSPPHLSHDELDESGDSRSVSVSAEGKNVSLSGYECALLNDNSAKDAMKTASSSISAIEDEDWNVEDNGELQQQEEYDEDEDGYREEDEVREADDENPDLNQEFEDLQLGEEESSHKLDNLVLGFDEGVEVAIPSDDFERNSRNEESVFDRPETSEGGSVYGVQVDEKCLHPVEAPPGASLDSSSDRVQETEKIVQESEFRVSTEPHSAAASNLLDGVDVYCGPSLCAQQTFSSLGTPSSGGQTSVSSLTSSSQPDLSVKLQFGLFSGPSLIPSPVPAIQIGSIQMPLHLHPSVGPSLTHIHPSQPPIFQFGQLRYSSTVSQGIVPITAQSMSFGQPNVQAHYNTSQNSGGSVPPQPALDASTLCVMKDNVQSLSANQEHTSALRPGGHNDSKPAQGSAESKALTANIIGIAGAGDRKLISELALQAEARGLTNADRHVQPSKGKGSDGKQSSVLPSTQSVSNEKNYAGGRAQGQAYGNKGKRFTYAVKGSGLRSSFPTSDGPYSESSRFQRRPRRTVQRTEFRIRENSDSRQSSNMVFSNDSGLGENLNHGGKFATVIIAKSGSKRGSFSSKLPKQNVEFDPMSANAASHEVDSSNKPSKDDRKAVLHKSQNTSHAGEGNLKRNISEEDVDAPLQSGVVRVFKQPGIEAPSDEDDFIEVRSKRQMLNDRREQREKEIKAKSRVSKPPRKPRTTRQSIAVTTSPNKIFASVGGETQNKNNYSDIIASEAHISAYKNVSTGFTTVVSQPLAPIGTPSGSNGSQPDKQFYTAKLLQTTSGSVVSAGGDDLEPGLMFESKKNTENATSSPLNSWGSAQINQQVIALSQSQLEEAMNPARFEAHAASVGAHGAVTEPILPSSSILTKDKSFSSAASPINSLLAGEKIQFGAVTSPTVLHTSSRVVSHGIGAPGSNRAEVQISRNISPDESDCTLFFEKDKRANDSCVNVQDCEAEAEAAASAVAVAAISSDEIVGNGLGSAISEAKTFEGDQQLSSQSRAEESLSVSLPADLNVETPPISLWQPLPSPQNSSSQILSHFPGGPPSHFPFYEMNPVLGGPIFAFGPHKESGGSQSQSQKATVSSSGPLGAWQQCHSTLDSFYGHPAGFTGPFIGPPGGIPGVQGPPHMVVYNHFAPVGQYGQVGLSFMGTTYLPSGKQPDWKHTPSSSAMGIAEGDMNNVNMAGSQRSLSNMPATIQHLGPASPIMPMASPLAMFDVSPFQSAPEMPVQARWSHVPASPLHSVPISHPLQQQAECALPSKFGHGHSVDQSLNTNRFLESHPSEASDGTPSFTVATDANAAQFPDELGLVHSSKSGATGGSAQSLVSQSSSGCVNADIGKNDTLRNRVSDNGKEPGSSGFKTQSQQKNTSAQQSQSAGYNYHRGGGMYQRNMAGNDWSHRRMGFHGRNQSLGAEKGFPSIKVKQIYVAKQTISGTKTTG
- the LOC107766666 gene encoding uncharacterized protein LOC107766666 isoform X1 produces the protein MANHGGVGSKFVSVNLNKSYGQTSHHDNKSYSGSYGQAGGMGRSRPGSGGGGMVVLSRHRSTQKIGAKLSVPPPLNLPSLRKEHEKFDLSGSGGGALGGGGQGSGPRPSSSGMGWTKPAAAAAVALQEKDVRSDGQVVVDGLDQTGHNIDGINNEVSGSYMPPSARGIGVGIGIGAAVNGPAKTFPLTAEKVSVLRGEDFPSLQAALPASSGPTNKQKDGLNQKQKHLSGEGTSDEQRDSYNMSSVVDMRPHGHSSRHATGNGLAVNGYERHGLSSARRADQPRKQEDFFPGPLPLVRLNPRSDWADDERDTGHVFADRGRDIGISKVDNYWDRDFDLPRTNVLPHKTAHNQFERRGPREAQTGNGFTIDPLRGDTYSRDVRIPSREGREGSTWRNSILPRDGKAPDIANDRNVVSSRESFVKKDFGKDNKYVPPHFGDTARDESFTGSRDYSYGRKDTGIVTDNRQRWNHATESSNSRGVEHMTQDRLGSEPSSRFKRDGFQNNSGSKPSFASVGKSLPMTDPVLNVGREKGARSRGERPYIEDPYLKDYESAGFDERDLFPGGLSAVIKRKKDVVKQTDFYDPVRESFEAELERVQKMQELERQRIMEEQERALEQARREEEERQRVIREEEERRQKLEDEAREAAWRAEQERLDAVRRAEEQRIAREEEKRRIVMEEERRKQAAKLKLLELEAKIAKRQAEGPKTDTLVVTTDDKISPMNKEIDVSGGADMDNWDESERMVERLTTSASFDIPVLSRSADVSSQHYSSRENFSNFPDRGRPINSWRGDALENGSSSSMYLQDQDIGHHSPRRDASAGGRAAPRKDFSGGAGYLASGSYAKGGREGYTDEFGHRKEHRWNLPMDADPYTRNRDMDTEFHDNLSDRYGDIGWGQARSRGSTRFPYSDRLYQNSEADEPYSYGKSRHSVRQPRVLPPPVLSTMQRTFRGMNDHPGTSNLIDNESHYAHHRGGDSTRQTSYLGGHLSEHVAPLQESTLAEVTKLNKDISPRCDSQSSLSVTSPPNSPPHLSHDELDESGDSRSVSVSAEGKNVSLSGYECALLNDNSAKDAMKTASSSISAIEDEDWNVEDNGELQQQEEYDEDEDGYREEDEVREADDENPDLNQEFEDLQLGEEESSHKLDNLVLGFDEGVEVAIPSDDFERNSRNEESVFDRPETSEGGSVYGVQVDEKCLHPVEAPPGASLDSSSDRVQETEKIVQESEFRVSTEPHSAAASNLLDGVDVYCGPSLCAQQTFSSLGTPSSGGQTSVSSLTSSSQPDLSVKLQFGLFSGPSLIPSPVPAIQIGSIQMPLHLHPSVGPSLTHIHPSQPPIFQFGQLRYSSTVSQGIVPITAQSMSFGQPNVQAHYNTSQNSGGSVPPQPALDASTLCVMKDNVQSLSANQEHTSALRPGGHNDSKPAQGSAESKALTANIIGIAGAGDRKLISELALQAEARGLTNADRHVQPSKGKGSDGKQSSVLPSTQSVSNEKNYAGGRAQGQAYGNKGKRFTYAVKGSGLRSSFPTSDGPYSESSRFQRRPRRTVQRTEFRIRENSDSRQSSNMVFSNDSGLGENLNHGGKFATVIIAKSGSKRGSFSSKLPKQNVEFDPMSANAASHEVDSSNKPSKDDRKAVLHKSQNTSHAGEGNLKRNISEEDVDAPLQSGVVRVFKQPGIEAPSDEDDFIEVRSKRQMLNDRREQREKEIKAKSRVSKPPRKPRTTRQSIAVTTSPNKIFASVGGETQNKNNYSDIIASEAHISAYKNVSTGFTTVVSQPLAPIGTPSGSNGSQPDKQFYTAKLLQTTSGSVVSAGGDDLEPGLMFESKKNTENATSSPLNSWGSAQINQQVIALSQSQLEEAMNPARFEAHAASVGAHGAVTEPILPSSSILTKDKSFSSAASPINSLLAGEKIQFGAVTSPTVLHTSSRVVSHGIGAPGSNRAEVQISRNISPDESDCTLFFEKDKRANDSCVNVQDCEAEAEAAASAVAVAAISSDEIVGNGLGSAISEAKTFEVCMAGDQQLSSQSRAEESLSVSLPADLNVETPPISLWQPLPSPQNSSSQILSHFPGGPPSHFPFYEMNPVLGGPIFAFGPHKESGGSQSQSQKATVSSSGPLGAWQQCHSTLDSFYGHPAGFTGPFIGPPGGIPGVQGPPHMVVYNHFAPVGQYGQVGLSFMGTTYLPSGKQPDWKHTPSSSAMGIAEGDMNNVNMAGSQRSLSNMPATIQHLGPASPIMPMASPLAMFDVSPFQSAPEMPVQARWSHVPASPLHSVPISHPLQQQAECALPSKFGHGHSVDQSLNTNRFLESHPSEASDGTPSFTVATDANAAQFPDELGLVHSSKSGATGGSAQSLVSQSSSGCVNADIGKNDTLRNRVSDNGKEPGSSGFKTQSQQKNTSAQQSQSAGYNYHRGGGMYQRNMAGNDWSHRRMGFHGRNQSLGAEKGFPSIKVKQIYVAKQTISGTKTTG